The following are encoded in a window of Geobacter metallireducens GS-15 genomic DNA:
- the cheD gene encoding chemoreceptor glutamine deamidase CheD: protein MHTGRYFAKNSYYDRTFNKQAVKILPGEYHATDSDTMIVTVLGSCVSVCIRDRLSGIGGMNHYMLPGEAGTDESPSPRYGTHAMELLIDHLIQLGGRLPYLEAKVFGAGRVINGVTDVGERNAEFALRYLEEREIPVTAVDVGDIYPRKVYFAPATGRAFVRQIRTGSIDSLFIGESS from the coding sequence ATGCACACCGGCAGATACTTCGCGAAAAACTCCTATTACGACCGGACCTTCAACAAGCAGGCAGTGAAGATCCTTCCGGGCGAATACCACGCCACCGACAGCGACACCATGATCGTCACGGTACTCGGCTCCTGTGTCTCGGTCTGCATCCGCGACCGGCTGAGCGGCATCGGCGGCATGAACCACTACATGCTTCCGGGCGAGGCAGGCACCGACGAATCCCCTTCACCCCGCTACGGCACCCACGCCATGGAGCTGCTGATCGATCACCTGATCCAGCTGGGAGGGAGGCTCCCCTACCTGGAGGCGAAGGTCTTCGGCGCCGGCAGGGTCATCAACGGAGTAACCGACGTGGGGGAGCGCAACGCCGAATTCGCCCTCCGTTACCTGGAAGAGCGCGAGATACCGGTAACGGCGGTGGATGTGGGGGACATCTACCCGCGCAAGGTCTACTTCGCCCCGGCAACCGGCCGTGCCTTTGTCAGGCAGATCAGGACCGGCAGCATCGACTCGCTGTTTATCGGAGAATCGTCATGA
- the cas4 gene encoding CRISPR-associated protein Cas4 produces the protein MNEPTDPIMISALEHYSYCPRQCALIHVEQVWGENLYTMRGRDVHENVDMESSHDVAGIRYERALPLWSKRLNLIGKADLVEFHGETPYPVEYKSGRHRDGRHEALQLCAQAICLEEMFGVAVEKGALFWHGSRERREVVFTDVIREHVEKAAEGVFALIAQSTVPPPVNDKRCTHCSLKESCLPAVVAEKDRSRRVARELFEI, from the coding sequence ATGAACGAACCCACCGACCCCATCATGATCTCCGCCCTGGAGCATTACAGCTACTGCCCGCGTCAGTGCGCCCTGATCCACGTGGAGCAGGTGTGGGGCGAAAATCTCTACACCATGCGCGGCCGCGACGTGCATGAGAACGTGGATATGGAGTCGTCCCATGACGTTGCGGGCATCCGCTACGAGCGGGCGCTCCCCCTCTGGTCGAAACGGCTTAACCTTATTGGCAAGGCCGATCTGGTGGAATTTCACGGTGAAACTCCCTATCCGGTGGAGTACAAATCGGGCAGGCACCGGGACGGCCGCCATGAGGCGCTGCAACTCTGTGCCCAAGCCATCTGCCTCGAAGAGATGTTCGGGGTTGCGGTGGAGAAGGGAGCGCTCTTCTGGCATGGTTCGCGGGAGAGGAGGGAAGTTGTTTTTACCGACGTAATACGGGAGCACGTAGAGAAAGCGGCAGAAGGTGTCTTTGCACTGATTGCGCAATCCACCGTCCCGCCGCCGGTGAACGACAAGCGCTGCACCCATTGCTCACTGAAGGAATCATGTCTTCCCGCCGTCGTTGCCGAGAAGGACAGAAGCCGCAGGGTGGCGCGGGAATTGTTTGAAATTTGA
- the cas1c gene encoding type I-C CRISPR-associated endonuclease Cas1c has translation MKQILNTLYVMTQGAYVCLDHETVKVEVKGALQMQVPLHHLGAIVTMGNVMMSPFIMARCAEDGRALVILDRNGKFKCRVVGKTSGNVLLRQTQYEAVRDRERSAAIARNMVAGKVKNARQILMRGARETTDADESAVLRKAGDTLADALFHLKDATDIDHVRGLEGEAANAYFQVFDRMVKEEERPAFRMNGRNRRPPLDPMNALLSFLYTLLLNDCISAVEGVGLDSQMGFLHVLRPGRPSLGLDIMEEFRAVLADRLALTLINRKQITEKHFEVRPGGATYLDDAGRKEVIMAYQKRKQDEFHHPVLDQKVPFGLLPHVQARLLARHLRGDLEQYTPVLYS, from the coding sequence ATGAAACAGATCCTCAACACCCTCTACGTCATGACCCAGGGGGCCTATGTCTGCCTCGACCACGAAACGGTGAAGGTGGAGGTGAAGGGCGCACTCCAGATGCAGGTGCCGCTTCACCATCTGGGGGCCATCGTCACCATGGGGAACGTCATGATGAGTCCCTTCATCATGGCGCGTTGTGCCGAGGACGGCCGGGCGCTGGTGATCCTCGACCGTAACGGCAAGTTCAAGTGCCGCGTCGTCGGCAAGACCAGCGGCAACGTGCTCCTGCGCCAGACCCAGTACGAGGCGGTGCGGGATAGGGAGCGCTCCGCGGCAATCGCCCGGAACATGGTGGCGGGGAAGGTTAAGAATGCCCGCCAGATCCTCATGCGGGGAGCGCGCGAAACCACCGACGCTGATGAAAGCGCCGTCCTGCGAAAAGCGGGCGACACCCTGGCCGATGCGCTCTTCCATCTCAAGGACGCGACGGATATCGACCATGTGCGCGGATTGGAGGGGGAGGCGGCCAACGCCTATTTCCAGGTGTTCGACCGGATGGTGAAGGAAGAGGAGCGCCCGGCCTTCAGGATGAACGGCCGCAACCGCCGGCCTCCGCTCGATCCCATGAACGCACTTCTCTCCTTCCTCTATACGCTGCTTCTCAACGACTGCATCAGCGCCGTAGAAGGAGTGGGGCTCGATTCCCAGATGGGCTTTCTTCATGTCCTACGTCCGGGGCGGCCTTCCCTCGGGCTCGACATCATGGAAGAATTCCGAGCGGTGCTGGCGGACCGGCTGGCCCTTACCCTCATCAACCGGAAGCAGATCACTGAAAAACATTTCGAGGTGCGGCCCGGCGGGGCCACCTATCTGGACGATGCGGGCCGGAAGGAAGTCATCATGGCCTATCAGAAGCGGAAACAGGATGAATTTCACCATCCGGTCCTCGACCAGAAAGTTCCCTTCGGGCTCTTACCCCACGTTCAAGCCCGGCTGCTGGCCCGGCATCTGCGGGGGGACCTGGAGCAGTACACGCCGGTGCTCTATTCATAG
- a CDS encoding CheR family methyltransferase — protein sequence MPNHDIAPLTGTDADFPPRDLREFRFTDGDFARVRELIYRTAGIALSPVKRDLVYGRLARRLRVRGLTSFDDYLRIVESGDRQEREAFVNALTTNLTSFFREPHHFPILADHLKGLGGRRQLSIWCCAASTGEEPYSIAMTVVEQFGTFTPPVRILATDIDTSVLDRARQGIYRLDRIERLPREQVRRFFLRGDGKNAGLARVRPEAQKIITFRQLNLLDPQWPMRERFDAIFCRNVMIYFDKETQYGILKKFVPLLHPGGLLFAGHSESFHHAADLFQVRGKTVYAVRDGAPLPTGLRS from the coding sequence ATGCCCAACCACGACATTGCACCGCTGACAGGAACCGACGCGGATTTCCCCCCGAGGGATCTCCGCGAGTTCCGCTTTACCGACGGCGACTTCGCCCGGGTGCGGGAGCTCATCTACCGCACCGCGGGGATCGCCCTCAGCCCGGTCAAGCGTGATCTGGTCTACGGCCGCCTGGCGCGCCGCCTGCGGGTCAGGGGGCTCACCTCCTTTGACGATTACCTCCGCATCGTGGAAAGCGGCGACCGGCAGGAGCGGGAGGCGTTCGTCAACGCCCTCACCACCAACCTCACTTCCTTCTTCCGGGAGCCCCATCACTTCCCGATCCTGGCTGACCACCTGAAGGGGCTCGGCGGCCGGCGGCAGCTCTCCATCTGGTGCTGCGCCGCCTCCACCGGCGAAGAGCCTTACTCCATCGCCATGACCGTGGTGGAGCAGTTCGGCACCTTTACCCCGCCGGTGCGGATTCTGGCCACGGACATCGACACCAGCGTCCTTGACCGGGCCCGTCAGGGAATCTACCGCCTCGACCGGATCGAGCGCCTTCCCCGGGAGCAGGTGAGGCGGTTCTTCCTCAGGGGGGACGGGAAGAACGCTGGCCTTGCCCGGGTCAGGCCCGAGGCGCAAAAGATCATCACCTTCCGGCAGTTGAACCTGCTGGACCCGCAGTGGCCCATGCGGGAGCGGTTCGACGCCATCTTCTGCCGCAACGTGATGATCTACTTCGACAAGGAGACCCAGTACGGCATCCTGAAGAAATTCGTTCCCCTGCTCCACCCCGGTGGGCTCCTCTTCGCCGGCCACTCGGAGAGTTTCCACCACGCCGCCGACCTCTTCCAGGTCCGCGGCAAGACGGTCTACGCCGTTCGGGATGGCGCCCCCCTCCCCACCGGCCTCCGGTCGTAA
- a CDS encoding transposase: MTYNPDIHHRRSIRLREYDYSSGGVYFVTMCVQGRECLFGGVVDGVMQLNEAGRMVVGTWHGLAERFPNMTTDEFIVMPNHVHGIMVVQENEIGGGVGAIHELPLQVARRNMVIPKIIGYFKMNTAKQINIMRGSAGIPVWQRNYYERVIRDEREFTSIREYIRCNLLKWADDEENPDP, encoded by the coding sequence ATGACCTATAATCCCGATATTCACCATCGCCGTTCCATCCGCCTGCGGGAATATGATTATTCCTCAGGCGGTGTGTATTTCGTGACGATGTGTGTCCAAGGGCGTGAATGTCTGTTCGGCGGGGTGGTCGATGGGGTCATGCAGTTGAACGAGGCGGGGCGGATGGTGGTGGGAACATGGCACGGGTTGGCGGAGCGGTTTCCCAACATGACGACGGACGAATTCATCGTCATGCCGAACCATGTTCACGGGATCATGGTGGTTCAAGAAAATGAAATTGGTGGTGGTGTAGGGGCAATTCATGAATTGCCCCTACAGGTGGCTCGTCGAAATATGGTGATCCCGAAAATAATCGGCTATTTCAAGATGAATACCGCTAAACAGATCAACATAATGCGCGGCAGTGCAGGCATTCCCGTATGGCAGCGCAATTATTACGAACGGGTTATCCGAGATGAAAGGGAATTTACCAGCATCCGGGAATACATCCGTTGCAATCTCCTGAAATGGGCCGATGACGAAGAAAACCCAGACCCTTAG
- a CDS encoding nitroreductase family protein → MEVLEAIYGRRSVRQYTSEPVTREEVLEIVQAGSWAPSGLNNQPWRFAIVSDDEKRRALAGFTKYRHILEGAPVSIAVFCDRAAMYNDTKDHQSVGACLQNMLLAAHALGLGAVWLGEILKSADKVRELLALPESLELMAVVAVGRPAEFTRTGDRKDLDELIVGEY, encoded by the coding sequence ATGGAGGTTCTGGAGGCAATCTACGGACGCCGCAGCGTGCGGCAGTATACCAGCGAGCCGGTGACGCGGGAGGAAGTTCTGGAGATCGTCCAGGCAGGTTCCTGGGCGCCGTCGGGGCTCAACAATCAGCCGTGGCGGTTTGCCATTGTGTCCGACGACGAAAAGCGCCGGGCGCTGGCGGGGTTTACGAAGTACCGGCACATCCTGGAAGGGGCGCCGGTCTCCATTGCGGTCTTCTGCGACCGGGCCGCCATGTACAACGACACAAAGGACCACCAGTCTGTCGGGGCGTGCCTCCAGAACATGCTTCTGGCAGCCCATGCCCTGGGGCTTGGGGCCGTGTGGCTCGGGGAGATTCTGAAGAGCGCGGACAAGGTGCGGGAACTGCTGGCATTGCCGGAGAGCCTGGAGCTTATGGCGGTAGTGGCAGTGGGGCGGCCGGCGGAATTCACCCGCACGGGCGATAGGAAGGATCTCGACGAACTGATCGTTGGGGAATATTGA
- the cas7c gene encoding type I-C CRISPR-associated protein Cas7/Csd2, translated as MTIQNRYDFVLFFDVKDGNPNGDPDAGNLPRIDPETGHGLVTDVCLKRKVRNYVQLDKELSQGYDIFVKEKAILNNLIDEAHEQENVKAKEKGEKTEAARQFMCGKYFDVRTFGAVMSTGKNAGQVRGPVQLTFARSVDQIVPLEHSITRMAVATPAEAEKQDGDNRTMGRKFTVPYALYRCHGFISAPLAAQTGFSEEDLELFWQSLVNMFEHDRSAARGQMSARKLIVFKHDSKMGNAPAHHLFDLVSAEASETPVRSFDQYDICVPTQENMPTGVTVVEKL; from the coding sequence ATGACCATTCAGAACCGCTATGACTTTGTACTGTTTTTCGACGTGAAGGACGGCAACCCCAACGGCGACCCTGACGCCGGCAACCTTCCCCGCATTGATCCGGAAACCGGCCATGGGCTGGTGACGGACGTCTGCCTGAAGCGGAAAGTGCGGAACTACGTTCAATTGGATAAGGAGCTGTCGCAGGGGTATGACATCTTTGTCAAAGAGAAGGCGATTCTCAACAACCTGATTGATGAGGCCCACGAACAGGAAAACGTAAAGGCAAAGGAAAAGGGTGAAAAAACCGAGGCCGCTCGGCAGTTCATGTGTGGCAAATACTTCGACGTTCGGACTTTTGGTGCGGTCATGTCCACCGGCAAGAACGCAGGCCAGGTTCGTGGCCCGGTCCAGTTGACCTTTGCCCGCAGCGTCGACCAGATCGTGCCGCTGGAGCACAGCATCACCCGCATGGCAGTGGCAACTCCTGCCGAGGCTGAGAAGCAGGATGGGGATAACCGCACCATGGGACGCAAATTTACCGTCCCCTATGCCCTCTATCGTTGCCACGGCTTCATTTCTGCACCGCTGGCGGCCCAGACCGGTTTCAGCGAGGAAGACCTTGAACTTTTCTGGCAGTCATTGGTCAACATGTTCGAACACGATCGCTCGGCGGCCCGCGGCCAGATGTCGGCCCGCAAGCTGATCGTCTTCAAGCATGACTCTAAAATGGGGAACGCTCCGGCACACCACCTCTTTGATCTGGTCTCTGCCGAGGCATCAGAGACGCCAGTCCGCAGCTTCGATCAGTACGATATCTGTGTGCCCACTCAGGAGAATATGCCGACAGGTGTGACGGTCGTCGAGAAGTTGTAA
- a CDS encoding IS5-like element ISGme1 family transposase codes for MRGAETKTEALFCYLSPESYVPKDHPLRSIRAMVDKALAELSPQFEAMYSHTGRPSIPPEQLLKALLLQALYTIRSNRLLVEQISYSILFRWFVGLALDEKVWDHSSFSTNLERLIDTDVARLLLAKVVEQARRAKLLSDEHFSVDGTLIEAWASIKSFRPKDGPKPPVGRNTERDFHGEKLKNDTHASTTDPDARIARRSSGKEAKLSYHGHALMENRNGIIVDARITHATGTAERDTAVEMIADVAGNKRITMGGDKGYDTKECVKDLRALKVTPHIAQNTANRRSAIDGRTTRHEGYKTSLRIRKRIEEAFGWLKTVGNLRKTRHRGIAKVDWYFTMAIAAYNLVRLRNLGTKTA; via the coding sequence ATGCGCGGCGCCGAGACAAAAACCGAAGCTCTGTTCTGTTATCTCTCCCCTGAGTCGTACGTCCCGAAGGACCACCCCTTGCGGTCGATCAGGGCGATGGTGGATAAGGCCCTTGCAGAGCTCAGCCCGCAATTCGAGGCCATGTACTCCCACACCGGCCGGCCCTCGATTCCTCCTGAGCAGTTGCTTAAAGCACTTCTGCTTCAGGCGCTGTACACCATCAGGAGTAACCGTCTGCTGGTGGAGCAGATCAGCTACAGCATCCTGTTCCGCTGGTTTGTGGGATTGGCCCTGGACGAGAAGGTCTGGGACCACTCCTCGTTTTCCACCAACCTGGAGCGGTTGATCGATACCGACGTGGCACGGCTGCTCTTGGCAAAAGTAGTTGAGCAGGCCCGAAGGGCAAAGCTGTTGTCCGACGAGCACTTCAGCGTTGACGGCACCCTCATCGAGGCGTGGGCTTCTATCAAGAGCTTTCGGCCCAAGGATGGACCAAAGCCTCCAGTGGGTCGTAACACGGAGCGTGATTTCCACGGCGAAAAGCTCAAAAACGACACCCATGCCTCCACCACCGATCCGGATGCGCGGATTGCCAGGAGAAGCTCGGGCAAAGAGGCGAAGCTCAGTTACCACGGGCACGCTCTCATGGAGAACCGCAACGGGATCATCGTCGATGCCAGAATCACCCACGCAACCGGTACCGCTGAGCGGGATACCGCAGTCGAGATGATCGCAGACGTCGCCGGTAACAAGCGGATCACCATGGGCGGCGACAAGGGCTACGACACCAAAGAGTGCGTCAAAGATCTGCGAGCACTCAAGGTAACCCCTCACATTGCTCAGAACACCGCTAACCGCCGCTCAGCCATCGATGGCAGGACTACCCGCCACGAAGGCTACAAAACCAGCCTGAGGATTCGCAAGCGGATCGAAGAGGCCTTCGGCTGGCTCAAGACTGTCGGCAATCTCCGCAAGACCCGGCATCGGGGAATAGCGAAAGTCGACTGGTACTTCACCATGGCCATTGCGGCATACAATCTGGTCCGGCTGCGCAATCTCGGGACGAAAACGGCATAA
- a CDS encoding methyl-accepting chemotaxis protein produces MKIKAFKDWKILSKILAISVATIVLIVSGIMFYVLPLVEKKLMAEKKDMVGSTVDTVVTLIGGYQEKVKSGELTEAEARKRAIDNIRKLRYDGNEYFWINTVEPVMVMHPIKPELEGKKLDDLKDPTGKAFFVEMAKVAREQGKGEVEYQWPKPGATAPSPKISHVQLVKEWGWVVGSGIYVDDVQKEVMTMKIQIIVATLICALVIFTFAYFVARRIRMALGEAITASEHIAAGDLTAAIEASSEDETGQLLRSLREMNDSLSHIVAEVRTGADSIASATEQISAGNADLSQRTEEQASALEETASSMEELTSTVKQNADNAQQANKLAVTASEVAERGGEVIGRVVNTMGAITDSSRKISDIIGVIDGIAFQTNILALNAAVEAARAGEQGRGFAVVAGEVRNLAQRSAAAAKEIKSLIEDSVAKVEDGSRLVEEAGETTREIVTSIKRVADIMAEISAASIEQSSGIEQVNTAITQMDDVTQQNAALVEEAAAAAEALEDQARSMVSTVSRFKLADGGRADTGAAPKTERKPAARVAPSARNTPAAKAAPKAKAANGYHKPAAPEHHEAELPKAVGYDDDWKEF; encoded by the coding sequence ATGAAAATCAAAGCATTCAAAGACTGGAAGATTCTCTCCAAAATCCTCGCCATCTCGGTGGCAACCATCGTGCTCATCGTTTCGGGCATCATGTTCTATGTGCTTCCCCTGGTGGAGAAGAAGCTCATGGCCGAAAAAAAGGACATGGTGGGGAGCACCGTCGATACCGTTGTCACCCTGATCGGTGGGTACCAGGAGAAGGTAAAAAGCGGGGAACTGACCGAAGCCGAGGCCAGGAAACGGGCCATCGACAACATTCGCAAGCTCCGGTATGACGGAAATGAATATTTCTGGATCAACACCGTGGAGCCGGTCATGGTGATGCATCCCATAAAGCCGGAACTGGAAGGGAAAAAACTCGACGACCTCAAGGATCCCACGGGTAAGGCATTCTTTGTGGAAATGGCAAAGGTCGCCAGGGAGCAGGGTAAAGGGGAGGTGGAGTACCAGTGGCCGAAGCCGGGCGCCACGGCGCCGAGCCCCAAGATCTCCCATGTCCAGCTGGTCAAGGAGTGGGGCTGGGTCGTGGGAAGCGGCATCTACGTGGATGACGTGCAGAAGGAAGTGATGACCATGAAGATCCAGATCATCGTCGCCACCCTCATCTGCGCCCTGGTGATCTTCACCTTCGCCTACTTCGTGGCACGCCGCATCAGGATGGCCCTGGGCGAAGCGATCACCGCCTCGGAGCATATCGCCGCCGGTGACCTGACCGCCGCCATCGAGGCCTCCAGCGAGGACGAGACCGGCCAACTGCTCCGGTCGCTGCGGGAGATGAACGACAGCCTCTCCCACATCGTGGCCGAAGTCCGCACCGGCGCCGACTCCATCGCCAGCGCCACCGAGCAGATCTCCGCCGGCAACGCCGACCTCTCCCAGCGCACCGAGGAGCAGGCCTCGGCCCTGGAGGAGACCGCATCGAGCATGGAAGAGCTCACCTCCACCGTGAAGCAGAACGCCGACAACGCCCAGCAGGCCAACAAGCTGGCCGTGACCGCCAGCGAGGTGGCGGAGCGCGGCGGCGAGGTCATCGGCCGGGTGGTGAACACCATGGGGGCCATCACCGACAGCTCCCGCAAGATCTCCGACATCATCGGCGTCATCGACGGCATCGCCTTCCAGACCAACATCCTCGCCCTCAATGCGGCGGTGGAAGCGGCCCGGGCCGGCGAACAGGGGCGCGGCTTTGCCGTGGTGGCGGGCGAGGTGCGCAACCTTGCCCAGCGCAGCGCCGCCGCGGCCAAGGAGATCAAGAGCCTCATCGAGGACTCGGTGGCCAAGGTGGAGGACGGCAGCCGCCTGGTGGAAGAGGCCGGGGAGACCACCCGCGAGATCGTCACCAGCATCAAGCGGGTAGCCGATATCATGGCCGAGATCTCCGCCGCCTCCATCGAGCAGTCCAGCGGCATCGAGCAGGTGAACACCGCCATCACCCAGATGGACGACGTGACCCAGCAGAACGCTGCCCTGGTGGAGGAGGCCGCTGCGGCCGCCGAGGCCCTGGAGGACCAGGCCCGTTCCATGGTCTCCACCGTGAGCCGCTTCAAGCTGGCCGACGGCGGACGCGCCGATACCGGGGCCGCCCCGAAGACGGAGCGCAAGCCCGCAGCCAGGGTGGCGCCCAGTGCCCGGAACACCCCGGCCGCCAAGGCCGCTCCCAAGGCGAAGGCCGCCAATGGCTACCACAAGCCGGCAGCTCCTGAACACCACGAGGCCGAGTTGCCCAAGGCCGTGGGGTATGACGACGACTGGAAGGAGTTTTAG
- a CDS encoding protein-glutamate methylesterase/protein-glutamine glutaminase: MSTQPIKVLIVDDSALIRSLLTDIINSQTDMEVVGVAPDPLVAREKIKALNPDVLTLDVEMPRMDGLVFLEKLMRLRPMPVLMVSSLTEKSSFLTLRALELGAVDFVTKPKIDISRGMQEYAREITDKLRVAAKARVRQPPHVHLSVERKNTADAVLPMEHRTFSSTEKIIVIGASTGGTEALKSFLVAMPADSPGILITQHMPEAFTRTFAQRLNSLCRISVKEAEHGERILPGHAYVAPGNRHLLLARSGANYVVELSDGPPVSRHRPSVDVLFRSAANRAGRNAVGIIMTGMGDDGAAGMLEMREAGAYTFAQDEKSCVVFGMPKEAIARGGVDEVAPLGEMPRRLFGWLESQGNRAFRV; encoded by the coding sequence ATGAGCACGCAGCCCATCAAAGTTCTCATCGTCGATGACTCGGCCCTCATCCGAAGCCTGCTGACGGACATCATCAACAGCCAGACCGATATGGAGGTGGTGGGAGTGGCGCCCGACCCCCTGGTGGCCCGGGAAAAGATCAAGGCGCTCAACCCGGACGTTCTGACCCTCGACGTGGAAATGCCCCGGATGGACGGGCTGGTCTTCCTGGAAAAGCTGATGCGCCTTCGCCCCATGCCGGTGCTCATGGTCTCGTCACTCACCGAAAAAAGCTCATTCCTGACTCTTCGGGCACTGGAGCTGGGGGCCGTCGACTTCGTCACCAAGCCGAAGATCGACATCAGCCGGGGCATGCAGGAATACGCCCGAGAGATCACCGACAAGCTCCGGGTCGCCGCCAAAGCCAGGGTACGGCAGCCCCCCCACGTCCACCTCTCCGTGGAGCGAAAGAATACCGCCGACGCAGTGCTGCCGATGGAACACCGGACCTTCTCCTCTACCGAGAAGATCATCGTCATCGGCGCCTCCACCGGCGGCACCGAGGCCCTGAAATCGTTCCTCGTCGCCATGCCCGCCGACTCTCCCGGCATCCTCATCACCCAGCACATGCCCGAGGCTTTCACCCGCACCTTTGCCCAGCGACTGAACAGCCTCTGCAGGATCAGCGTCAAGGAGGCGGAGCACGGTGAACGAATCCTCCCGGGCCACGCCTATGTCGCTCCGGGAAACCGGCACCTTCTCCTCGCCCGCAGCGGAGCCAACTACGTGGTGGAGCTCTCCGACGGCCCGCCGGTCAGCCGCCACCGGCCGTCGGTGGACGTCCTCTTCCGTTCGGCAGCCAACCGCGCCGGCAGGAATGCCGTCGGCATCATCATGACCGGCATGGGAGACGACGGCGCCGCCGGCATGCTGGAGATGCGCGAAGCCGGCGCCTACACCTTCGCTCAGGACGAAAAAAGCTGTGTGGTCTTCGGGATGCCCAAAGAGGCCATAGCGCGAGGCGGGGTTGACGAGGTGGCGCCCCTGGGCGAGATGCCTCGACGACTCTTCGGCTGGCTAGAGTCGCAGGGGAACCGGGCCTTCAGGGTGTGA
- the cas2 gene encoding CRISPR-associated endonuclease Cas2: MWVVVCYDVNTETREGRRRLRRVAQACKNYGQRVQKSVFECQVNEMKFEDLRRKLLREINKEQDNLRFYRLTEPRENHVETHGLTRTIFFDDEPLIV; encoded by the coding sequence ATGTGGGTAGTTGTCTGCTATGACGTGAACACCGAAACCAGAGAGGGTCGCCGGCGACTGCGACGGGTGGCCCAGGCGTGCAAGAACTATGGCCAGCGGGTCCAGAAGTCGGTGTTTGAATGTCAGGTCAATGAGATGAAGTTTGAGGATCTGCGGCGAAAATTGCTTCGGGAAATCAACAAGGAACAGGACAACCTCCGCTTCTATCGCCTGACAGAGCCCCGGGAGAACCATGTGGAAACCCATGGACTCACGCGAACGATCTTCTTTGATGATGAGCCGTTGATCGTTTGA
- a CDS encoding chemotaxis protein CheW, with protein MDTPERTIPHEYLTFTLGAEEYGIDILKVQEIRGYDAVTRIANSPEFLKGVINLRGVIVPIVDMRIRFNLGTPTYDEFTVVIIMNVLNRVIGMVVDGVSDVVALEPEQIRPAPEMGSALDTRYLTGLGTVNGQMLILMDIEKLLSSSEMQLMDSAA; from the coding sequence ATGGATACGCCTGAAAGAACCATCCCCCATGAATACCTCACCTTCACCCTCGGAGCAGAGGAGTACGGCATCGATATCCTGAAGGTGCAGGAGATCCGGGGCTATGACGCCGTAACCCGCATCGCCAACTCCCCCGAATTCCTCAAGGGGGTCATCAACCTGCGGGGGGTTATCGTCCCCATCGTCGACATGCGGATCAGATTCAACCTCGGCACCCCCACCTACGACGAATTCACCGTGGTCATCATCATGAACGTGCTGAACCGGGTCATCGGCATGGTGGTGGACGGCGTCTCCGACGTGGTGGCCCTGGAGCCGGAGCAGATCAGGCCGGCCCCGGAGATGGGGTCGGCCCTGGATACCCGCTACCTGACCGGCCTCGGCACCGTGAACGGCCAGATGCTCATCCTCATGGACATCGAGAAGCTCCTGAGCAGCAGCGAGATGCAGCTCATGGACAGTGCAGCCTGA
- a CDS encoding BRO-N domain-containing protein, producing the protein METKLVVFQSKEIRRLLVDNVWFFAVVDVIAALTDSDKPRDYWYRMKKRELDASGIELSTFCRQLKLESSDGKKYLTEMASTEGLFRIIQSIPSPKAEPFKRWLAKVGYERVQEIEDPELATKRIRELYKAKGYSEAWVEKRMRGIAIRAELTEEWKNRGVKGEPEYAILTAEISKAAFGMTPGEYKQFKGLGRENLRDHMTDLELIFSMLGEAATTEIARKQDAQGFPENKVAAHKGGRIAGEAREKLEVETGERVVTSENFLVEPESRKRLKGKKP; encoded by the coding sequence ATGGAAACGAAGTTGGTTGTTTTTCAGAGTAAGGAGATTAGGCGCCTACTGGTGGATAATGTCTGGTTCTTTGCCGTTGTTGATGTGATAGCCGCATTGACGGACAGCGACAAGCCCCGCGACTACTGGTATCGCATGAAAAAGCGGGAACTTGATGCCAGTGGAATCGAGTTGTCGACATTTTGTCGACAACTGAAACTGGAGTCTTCGGATGGGAAAAAATATCTGACGGAGATGGCCAGCACCGAAGGCCTTTTCCGCATCATCCAGTCCATCCCGTCTCCCAAGGCCGAGCCCTTCAAACGCTGGCTGGCAAAGGTTGGCTACGAGCGGGTCCAGGAGATCGAAGACCCCGAACTGGCCACGAAGCGCATCCGCGAGTTGTACAAGGCCAAGGGATATTCAGAAGCCTGGGTCGAGAAGCGGATGCGTGGCATCGCCATTCGGGCGGAGCTGACGGAGGAGTGGAAAAACCGGGGAGTGAAGGGGGAGCCTGAGTACGCCATCCTTACCGCCGAAATCTCCAAGGCCGCCTTCGGCATGACCCCCGGCGAGTACAAGCAGTTCAAGGGGCTCGGACGTGAGAACCTGCGGGACCACATGACCGACCTGGAGCTGATCTTCTCGATGCTGGGGGAGGCGGCCACGACGGAGATTGCACGCAAGCAGGATGCTCAAGGCTTTCCCGAAAACAAGGTGGCGGCCCACAAGGGGGGGCGGATTGCCGGCGAGGCACGGGAAAAGCTGGAGGTGGAAACCGGCGAACGGGTGGTGACGTCAGAAAATTTCCTGGTGGAACCAGAAAGTCGCAAGCGGCTGAAAGGGAAAAAGCCATGA